In a single window of the Thermococcus sp. EP1 genome:
- a CDS encoding 2-oxoacid:acceptor oxidoreductase subunit alpha, producing the protein AGAKSMTATSGPGFSLMMENLGYAIMTETPLVLVNVQRSGPSTGQPTLAAQGDIMQAIWGTHGDHSVIVLTPATVQEAFDMTIKAFNLAEKYRTPVILLTDAEVGHMRERVYAPNPDELELIYRKLPANEEESKYPFGDIHGDLVPPMPIFGEGHRTYVTGLTHDERGRPKTVESEIHEKLIKRIVEKIEKNKKDIIDYNVYELEDAEIAIVSFGIVARSAMRAVKELRKRGIKAGLLKLNVLWPFDFDLIENIAKKVEKIYVAEMNLGQLYHMVKEGSNGKAPVELIPKIGGEIHTPQEIIERIEDDLR; encoded by the coding sequence GCTGGTGCAAAATCAATGACCGCCACCTCTGGTCCTGGATTCAGTTTAATGATGGAAAATCTGGGTTATGCTATAATGACTGAGACTCCATTGGTTTTAGTAAATGTCCAAAGAAGCGGCCCATCAACAGGACAACCCACACTTGCTGCTCAAGGGGATATTATGCAAGCAATATGGGGAACTCATGGGGATCACAGTGTAATAGTGTTAACTCCTGCAACAGTTCAAGAGGCATTTGACATGACAATAAAAGCTTTCAATTTAGCTGAAAAATACAGAACACCAGTGATACTCTTAACTGATGCCGAAGTTGGACATATGAGGGAGAGAGTTTATGCTCCAAATCCTGATGAGCTTGAACTTATTTATAGAAAGCTTCCAGCTAATGAGGAGGAGTCTAAGTATCCTTTTGGAGATATTCACGGAGACTTAGTTCCCCCAATGCCGATTTTTGGGGAGGGACACCGAACATATGTCACTGGACTAACGCATGATGAGAGAGGAAGGCCCAAGACGGTGGAAAGTGAGATTCATGAGAAGTTAATAAAGCGCATAGTTGAGAAAATAGAGAAAAACAAAAAGGACATAATTGATTATAATGTGTACGAACTTGAAGATGCTGAAATTGCTATTGTGAGCTTTGGAATTGTTGCGAGATCTGCAATGAGGGCAGTTAAGGAATTGCGCAAGAGGGGAATTAAAGCGGGACTTCTTAAATTAAACGTTCTATGGCCGTTTGATTTTGATCTCATAGAAAATATAGCGAAAAAAGTTGAGAAGATCTATGTAGCAGAGATGAACCTTGGTCAGCTTTATCACATGGTTAAGGAAGGTTCCAACGGAAAAGCTCCTGTGGAATTGATCCCTAAGATCGGTGGCGAAATTCATACTCCTCAAGAGATAATAGAGAGAATTGAAGATGATTTGAGGTGA
- a CDS encoding 2-oxoacid:ferredoxin oxidoreductase subunit beta, which yields MYLKSSYEIRDKYLRKDMLPTIFCPGCGIGAVLQYTLRAIDDLGLNQDEIVWVSGIGCSSRVPGYVNFDGLHTTHGRALAFATGIKMANPKLKVIAFMGDGDAAAIGGNHLIHAIRRNLDITVILINNFTYGMTGGQVAPTTPKGLRGTTAPYGSFENPFDIAELAVAAGANYVARWSVFNYIQGINSIKKALQKKGFTLVEFLSQCPISFGRRNRLKTGTELIKWYQQITVPISKAKNMTPEELEGKVVIGEFVDRDRPSLVEEYEAYKKRARKMMGWEE from the coding sequence ATGTATCTAAAGTCAAGTTACGAGATTAGGGATAAGTACCTTAGAAAAGATATGCTTCCAACAATTTTTTGTCCTGGCTGTGGTATAGGGGCTGTTTTGCAGTATACTCTTAGGGCTATCGATGATCTTGGATTGAATCAGGATGAGATTGTGTGGGTAAGTGGAATAGGATGTTCCTCAAGAGTTCCAGGTTATGTTAACTTTGATGGTTTGCATACAACTCATGGGAGAGCATTAGCTTTTGCAACAGGAATAAAAATGGCCAACCCCAAGCTTAAGGTAATCGCCTTTATGGGGGATGGGGATGCAGCGGCAATAGGTGGTAACCATCTGATTCATGCTATAAGAAGAAATCTTGATATTACAGTGATTCTGATCAATAACTTTACATATGGTATGACAGGAGGGCAGGTGGCTCCAACAACACCAAAAGGACTTAGGGGGACTACAGCACCTTATGGGAGCTTTGAGAACCCATTTGACATAGCCGAGCTTGCTGTAGCTGCTGGAGCCAACTATGTTGCAAGGTGGAGTGTCTTTAACTACATCCAGGGTATAAACAGTATAAAGAAGGCCCTTCAGAAAAAAGGCTTTACTTTGGTTGAGTTCCTCTCCCAGTGTCCGATAAGCTTTGGAAGAAGGAACAGGTTGAAGACAGGTACAGAGCTGATAAAATGGTACCAACAAATAACAGTGCCTATCAGTAAAGCAAAGAATATGACTCCAGAAGAACTTGAAGGCAAGGTTGTAATTGGGGAATTTGTTGATAGAGATAGACCAAGTCTGGTAGAAGAGTACGAGGCATACAAAAAGAGAGCGAGAAAAATGATGGGGTGGGAAGAATGA
- a CDS encoding 2-oxoacid:ferredoxin oxidoreductase subunit gamma, whose amino-acid sequence MRKEVLIGGFGGQGVILASVILGRAATVYEGLYAVQTQAYGPESRGGASRAEVVISDEPVDYPKALNPEYALLLSQQAYEKYLPVVKEGGIVIVEKDLVPNRNEELERKFKVYALPLTEIAEETTGLSLTMNILTLGFLVKLTEIVSEEAIEKAVLDSIPKGTEHLNLRALKKGFELGEKALNGEL is encoded by the coding sequence ATGAGAAAGGAAGTTCTCATAGGTGGCTTTGGTGGTCAGGGCGTTATCTTGGCAAGTGTCATTCTTGGAAGGGCTGCAACGGTATATGAAGGCCTTTATGCAGTTCAAACTCAGGCATATGGTCCAGAATCTAGAGGAGGAGCAAGCAGAGCGGAAGTGGTTATAAGTGATGAACCTGTAGATTACCCAAAGGCATTAAATCCAGAATATGCACTCCTTCTTTCTCAACAAGCATATGAAAAGTACCTTCCTGTTGTTAAAGAAGGCGGTATAGTTATAGTGGAGAAAGATCTTGTTCCAAACAGAAATGAAGAACTCGAGAGAAAATTCAAAGTTTATGCGCTTCCCTTAACTGAAATAGCTGAGGAAACTACTGGTCTCAGTTTGACAATGAATATTCTTACTCTTGGATTTTTGGTGAAATTAACTGAAATAGTGAGTGAAGAAGCAATAGAAAAAGCTGTGCTTGACTCGATTCCTAAGGGTACAGAGCACCTTAATTTAAGGGCTTTAAAGAAGGGTTTTGAGCTCGGGGAAAAAGCTCTTAATGGGGAACTTTAA
- a CDS encoding DUF192 domain-containing protein, whose translation MLINKTKNQVWNGRVKVADTFFKRFRGLMLTPEVNYALVFILPTESRINASIHMFFMFQSIDVLFLDSSRKVVDLKRAKPWRVYMPKESAKYIIEAPVGVINAIHAEIGDEIDWQVEEERKAVPSPASAINKINIKSSNGVISLAEPKPKLKGK comes from the coding sequence ATGCTGATAAACAAAACTAAGAACCAAGTATGGAATGGAAGAGTAAAAGTTGCAGACACATTTTTCAAGCGATTTAGGGGATTAATGCTTACTCCAGAAGTTAACTATGCATTGGTGTTTATTCTACCTACAGAGAGCAGAATAAATGCTTCGATTCATATGTTTTTCATGTTTCAGAGCATAGATGTTCTCTTTCTTGACTCTTCTCGAAAAGTGGTTGATCTTAAGCGCGCAAAGCCTTGGAGAGTTTATATGCCAAAGGAGAGTGCAAAATATATAATTGAAGCTCCAGTAGGTGTTATAAATGCTATTCATGCTGAAATAGGAGACGAGATTGACTGGCAAGTAGAGGAAGAGAGAAAAGCTGTTCCTTCTCCTGCAAGTGCGATTAATAAGATAAACATAAAAAGTTCAAATGGTGTTATAAGCTTGGCTGAACCTAAACCAAAGCTTAAAGGGAAATGA